The following is a genomic window from Labeo rohita strain BAU-BD-2019 chromosome 15, IGBB_LRoh.1.0, whole genome shotgun sequence.
CGTAGATGAAGGGGTTGTAGCAGGCTGAGCTCATGGCTATCAGATGGCAGCTGACCTGCAGCACGTTGAGGTAGCGCTTGTCCACAATCTGGAAGTCTGAGTCTAGATCCAATAGGAGATTGAGGACTTGCAGCGGGAGCCAACAAAGGGCAAAGGCGAGGACAGAAGCCACCAGAAGGGAGAAAGTCTTGCGGCGCTGCTTGCTCCATCGCTGCTGGCTATGGGACGGCTCGCCAGGCAACGTGTGCTTGCGGAGGTGCACGCTGATGGCACAGTAGGAGATGCTTACAGACAGCAGGGGGATCATGTAGGATGCCAGCAAGAAGAAGCAGGAGTAGAGTAGGCGCTGTCGTTCGGCTCCCAGCCAGAACTCCTCGCATACCACCAGCTCCATTCCACTGGGTCGTAGGTCCACGTAGCGAGTGTGGAGGGATGGAGGAGCGGCGAGGGCTAACGAAACTGCCCAGACACCCAATGCCACTGCGCCACAGCCCCAGACTGAGATACGCCTCCGCACAGGGTATGCCACCACGACGTAACGGTCCATGGCAATGGCGGTGAGGGATAATACAGAGGCAAATACCGTTGCACCTTGCAGCAAAGGAATAAGATGGCACATCGGACGGCCAAATGCCCAGCCACGTGCATCGAAAGCATACGACGCTGTCAGCGGCACACAGCTCAGACACATCAACAAGTCGCCAGCTGCCAGGTTGCCGATGAAGAAATTGGTGGCATTGTGCAGCTTCTTATCCGCCAGAATGCAGGCAAGAAGGAAACTGTTCCCGACACCAGCCACAACAACAACCAAGGTGTAGAGTGGAATAAACAAAGGTTTGAAGCGCAATAGCAGCTGGGTTCCCGAAAATTTATCCAGGGGGTCTGTCCGATTCGAAGCTCCAAGGGTTGCGTTGAGTCCCGCAAAAACTTGTTCCAGAAGAGGATTCATTTCAACctgtaacaaaaaaacattcatgaaCAACAAAGACACAGGTACACACTCACTCAGCTGTTAGAGATAAACTCAGTGTGAGATTGGCACATGGAAACGCTGTTGCCATGCTTTTGATGGAACCCCTTTTAAAGAGTCTTTCTCCTTCTGCCTTGATGAGACTTGAGCACCCTTTAAGCACACAGCAGAAAGGCTGCGTTTCACAGATCCAATTAATCACTGaagcagacttttttttttccccaaggtGAGTCATAAAGTCTAATTACAgtgttattatttagtattgtaTAGAAGGAACTCCTAaagtatttactttatttaaagccAAGTTGTCTGGCAAAGGTAATTCACAAGGAGCTACTGGTTATCAGGCTTTATGAATGGGGGAAAATGAGCATTTGATGACTCTATAATTACTTCCTGAGTATATATTAAACTCCATTACATGGAATTTCACAATGTGTGATTACATGAATGTATGATTACAGTAGCAATCATAGCACATGCTCAGCAGATATGAGGCCAAAAAGTAATTATGACGATAACAAGTATCACATGTAAATGCaattaataactaataaattcattaattctAGTTTTGCATAAATTATGATTTGCACTAGGATACAGTGTGTTCCAAATATGCCATCTTTTTAAACAGtgataaagtataaataaaaacactattatCAGTGTTACATGAAAAATGATATCTAATGATGCCATCAGCTGCCAGTAAAGCTGCCAGACAGCGTATGGTCAGAACAAGACAAACAGACGCATTCAATTTTGTAGACTgatgaaatttaaatttttagtagTTAAGATTAAAACAACTGaatacaaatcaaataaattcaaattcattcttttttaaacaatgcAGCATACTATTATGTGtggaaaacataaattaaaaagtgttttaatgcCAATTACAGCACATGCAATGTGAATGACAAGCAAGTGAATGTTTGTGAGAGAAAATGCAAAAAGATGTAGAAAGAATACCTGCTACAAAAGATTGATGTATTGCAAGATATGATTTTTGATGTCCCCTCAGTGTTCTTCCACAGTTGAGATATTCTTCATCTCCAAATTTCCACATGCATAAATGATCCTCTGTGCCCAGTTTTCCATCCAGTACTGTTTATCTGATGTCATTTACCACTGTCTCACAGGAGGAGAGTGGTTAGTGAGGTGCAGACCACCAACCCAATGGTCTGTGGTGGAGGGGGTGCTTGGgggctgagagagagaaagggagagagagagagggagagagaagggGGAGTGACTCTGTCTTCTATCACAACCGCAGTAGGACTAAGACTGAAAAGAGACACAGTTCTCCTTCTGAGACCTACCTCCTTTTTTTGCCCTCACCCTCTCTCTAGATTAAAATTCACACAGGGACATATATTTCAGGCATATTCTCTTCATAAAAACGCAGTCTTTAATCTCTCTTTGAGATCATTCTTCTTTTCCCCAGCTGTCTGTGAACTGCTGATAATTCTGGAAAAATCAGTTTGGTGATGAACGTGGTTGGAACACTAATGCACGCCACATATAGATatggaaaaaaggaaaacactGGTACAGTAGTTGTTGAATTCAGTGCTGCAATTGGGTATTTCTTCATATGAGCTTTTTTggatgtttagaaaaaaaaaaaaaaaaattattgtggtGTGGCTGAGGTGGAAATCTAGAAATCGCTACAACTTAGGGATAGCTAAATTTcatacaaaaaattacaatcaGTACATTCACCATGCTTTCCCAGCTAATTAGGTGTCAAGGCTAATGTATGTataatcaaaaatgacaaagacTGGTCTGTATACAGATGTTTCGGCTGACTGCCTTCATCAGGTTAAcgattttttgtcttttagtgATTATatagaaaacaacaaacatcaTCAGGTGATCATAATCAGTCAACACAGAGTTCAACATCTGAAACAAATTAATGAGAAcacatcaaaaaaaaacaacaaaaaaaaaaacaaaaaaaaacatttaaacacaaaGGTGACATTGTCTAAATAAAACATAGTAAATGCCTTTTTTAAGAGTATCAATATTTCCACCCAGCTGGTAATCATCA
Proteins encoded in this region:
- the si:dkey-202l22.3 gene encoding 7 transmembrane receptor domain-containing protein, with the translated sequence MNPLLEQVFAGLNATLGASNRTDPLDKFSGTQLLLRFKPLFIPLYTLVVVVAGVGNSFLLACILADKKLHNATNFFIGNLAAGDLLMCLSCVPLTASYAFDARGWAFGRPMCHLIPLLQGATVFASVLSLTAIAMDRYVVVAYPVRRRISVWGCGAVALGVWAVSLALAAPPSLHTRYVDLRPSGMELVVCEEFWLGAERQRLLYSCFFLLASYMIPLLSVSISYCAISVHLRKHTLPGEPSHSQQRWSKQRRKTFSLLVASVLAFALCWLPLQVLNLLLDLDSDFQIVDKRYLNVLQVSCHLIAMSSACYNPFIYASLHSKVRMHLRGYLCPCRRSGQELLSRCASRNPATCLTLISEVAVKESQSPESPVPDSCL